The Reyranella humidisoli DNA segment GATGGCCTCGACGTAGAGCGCATTGGTCTCGTCGTAGATGTCGGCGCGCACAATGCTGGCGGTGTCGTCAGGGTCGGTGAAGAGGCGCGCGTGCATCTGCATCGAGGTGCGGCGCTGGCTGCCGGCACGCGGCTCGGCCATCAGCAGCGGACGGACCAGCGCATCGACCAGCACGTCGAGCGGGACGATGCCGCGCGGATAGCGGGCCTGGGCCTCCAGCAGTAACTGCCGCCGCCGTTCCGTGACCTCGGTGCCGTGCCGGGCGACGACCGCCTCGAAGATCGCGCGCTTGGACTCGAAGTAGTAGTGGAGCTGTCCCACGTTCACGCGGGCACGGCTGGCGATGGCGCGGGTGGTCGTGCCGCCGTAGCCGACACGCCCGAAGAGTTCCTCCGCCACGTCCAGGATGCGTTCCGGCAGGTTGGGGCGGGTGGCGCGCCTGCGAGGTGTCGCGGCCCGTTGCGTCTTTTTCTTGCCGATCGTCTGTCTCGCCACGCTGCATCCTGCTGGAAATTGCCGGGCCTCTCTTAGAGCGAAGTCGTCGGATTTTCCATGGCGGCTGCGGAGCGGCCGGCCGGCATGCTAGACAGGAGGCATGAAAACCAAGCTCCTCGGCCGCACCGGCATCCACGTCTCGCAACTCTGCTTCGGCACCATGTCCTTCGGCGGCGACGCCGACGAGGCCACCTCGGCTTCGATGTACAAGGCGGTGCGCGACGCCGGCATCAACTTCTTCGACACGGCCAACGAGTACAACAAGGGCAAGTCCGAGGAGATCCTGGGCCGGCTGGCGAAGGATCATCGCAATGAGCTGGTGATCACGACCAAGTGCTTCAACAAGACCGGTCCCGACGTGAACGCGGGTGGCGCCAACCGCCGTCATGTCGTGCAGGCCGTCGAGGCGAGCCTGCGCCGGCTGCAGACCGACCGCATCGACGTGCTGTTCCTCCATCGCTTCGACGCGGTGACGCCGATCGACGAGATGATGCGCGGCCTCGAAGACCTCGTGCGCTCGGGCAAGGTGATCTATCCCGCGGTCAGCAACTGGTCGGCCTGGCAGACCCAGCGCGCGGTCGATATCCAGGAGCGCAACAACTGGGCGCGGTTGCAGGTCATCCAGCCGATGTACAATCTCGTGAAGCGCCAGGCCGAGGTCGAGCTTCTGCCGATGGCGGCGGCCAACGGAATCGGCGTCATTCCCTACAGCCCGGCGGCGGCCGGACTCCTGTCGGGCAAGTATTTCGGCCAGGCCACGGGCCGTCTCAAGACCAACAAAATGTACGAGGCGCGCTACGGCGAGGAATGGGCCTTCGAGACGGCCGAGAAGTACGTGGCGCTCTGCAAGGCGAAGGGCCTGCATCCGGTCAGCGCCGCCATCGCCTGGGTGGGCGCGCACCCCGCAATCACCGCGCCCATTATCGGCGCGCGCAACCTCGACCAGCTCAAGGCCTCCCTGGATTCGGTGAACGTGGCCATGACGCCGGAACTCCATGCCGAAATGGCCGCCCTGTCGCGGACGCCGCCGCCGGCCACCGACCGTCTGGAAGAACAGAAGGCCGCGAAGGCCTAACCGGGCTCCAGCCCCTTCGCACGGAAGAGCGCCCTGGCGTCGGCCGTGCGAAGGCTTTCGATGAAGGCCTTTGCCAGCACGGGCTGCGTGCTATCGGCCGGTATGCTGGCCACGAACGTCGTGACCATGTGCAGGTCACCGGGCAGGGTGCCGACGATCTCGATGCCAGGGACGCTCAGGAGTTCCGGCACCTGCTGAACGGCGAGATCTGCCTCTCCCGTGGACAGGAACATGCCGGAATAGCCCGACGGCGGCGGGAACATCGTCTTTGCATTGACCTCTGCCACGATGCCCATCCGCTCCAGCAGCTTCGCAAAATGGATGCCACTGGCGCCGCCCGCCGCGGGATCGGTGTAGGAGATTGCCCGGGCCGCAAGCAGACTTCGCTTCAACGCCTCGGGCGTGGAGATGTCGGGTTTTGGTGCGCCGGCCTTCACTGCGATAGCCGTGGCCGAACTGGCGATCTCCGTATCGGACCCGGAGACGATCCCGCCGGAGACGAGCAGGGCGTCGGTGACTGCCCGGTTGAGGATCAACGCGTCGGCCATCTCGCCCGCCTGAAGCCGCTTCTGGAGAAGTGGCGCCGTGGCCCAGGTGAGGTCCAGTTCGCAGCCGTGCGCTCGCTCGAAGGCGGGCACGAGTTCCTCGACCACGCTCTGCACGGCGATCGCGCTGAAGACCTTCATGTCGAACCACCAAACGTCTTTTTCAGAGGGAGGGCCGCCGCAACGCGGCGGAGCGATAGCGCAGTCAGGCGTCGGCGGTGACGCTGGCGGTACTGCCGCAATGCTCGCAGCGCGGGCTGTCCACCAGGCGCAGGCCGCGACAGCCGGGGCAGACACCGAGATCGAACCGGCCGATTCGAGGGAGTGCGTTTCCGTTCGGCGCCGGAGCCGTAAACAGGTTGCGCAGCATGTCCCGCCAGTTCATGGCTGCGCGGCTTCCGCGGGTGTGCCGGGCCGCTCGCAGACGTCTATCCATTCGGCGCCGACAAGCGAGGCCATGCGCTCTGGCGCGATGCGGACCGCCGAGTTGGTCGAGCCGGCGGCAGGGACGACCTCGTCGAATTCCTTCAGTGAGATGTCACAATAGACCGGGAGGGGTGTCGCGAGGCCGAACGGGCAGACGCCGCCCACGGGATGACCCGTCAGCATCACGACCTCATCGGCGCCCAGCATGCGTGGCTTGCCGCCCAGCACACCCTTGATCTTGCGATTGTTCAGCCGCGCATCCCCGGAGGTCACGATCAGCAATGCGCGATCCTTGATGCGCAGCGACAGGGTCTTGGCGATCTGTGCCGGAACGACGCCGTGGCCGCGCGCCGCCATCTCGACGGTGGCGGTGCTGGCATCCAGTTCAAGGACCTCCAGATCCGGCGCGTTTCGGGCGAGGAACGTACGTACTGCTTCGACGGTCATGGAAGCGAAAGGTCCCTCACTTCGTTCGGGATGACAACTCCATTGGGATGAGCGCCATATGGAACTTGTACCGCATGGTGGGCGGCATCCCCGAATTTCGATGACAAATGGCACCGTGGCGGTACCGTCCGCCAACTCACCACGGGAGAAGCGCATGCCGACGATCGACGCCCAGGTTCACTGCTACGAACGCAATCATCCGGGTCGCCCGTGGACGGCCGTGCTGGCAGGACCGCCCGAGGTCACCGCCGAGGACATGATCAAGGCGATGGATGCCGTCGGCGTCGATGGCGCACTGCTGGTTTCCGTTTACACGATGTACCGCTGGGACGAGAGCTACGCCGTTGGCGTCCAGAAGGCGCATCCCGGCCGGTTCGGCGTCATCAAGCCGGTCAATGCCAACGACCCGAAGGTCGAGGGCACGATCGCGGACTGGGCGGCGATGGACGGCACGGTCGCCATCCGCATCATGTTCACGCCGGAGATTTCGACCGACGCCGCCGATCCCGGCATCAACCGCGTGCTCGCCGCCGCAGCCAAGCACGACCTGCCGGTCAACCTGATGGCGCGGGGCCGCCTGCCGCAGGTGGGCGAACTCGCCAGGCGCAATCCCAATACGACTCTCGTGATCGACCATCTCGGCCTCGAGCAGCCGATGGCGCCACCGGCGCCGAAGGATCCGTGGCACGAGCTGCCGCTGCTGCTGGAACTCGCCAAGAACCCGAACGTCGTCGTGAAGATCACCGGCGCCTGCACACTCAGCCACGAGAAGTTTCCCTACAAGGACATCTGGGATCCGCTGGGCCGTATCTTCGACGCCTTCACGCTGGACCGCTGCATGTGGGGCACAGACTGGACCCGCGCCGTGGCGCTGCTGACCTACAAGGAGGGCGTCGATTCCTTCCGCGTCACCGATCGCCTGTCCGACAGCGACCGCGCCACGCTGATGGGCGGCTCGCTGCAGAAGATCTACGGCTGGTCGCCGGCCAAGAAGTAGCGGGGTCGCGGCTCAGGGAAGGGCCAGGTCGCCCTTCCCGAGGGGCCGCTGCATCAGGACCGAATCCACCCAGCGGCCGAACTTGAAGCCGACGGCATCGAGCCTGCCGATCTGGCGAAATCCCTGGCTGCCGTGCAGGCCGATCGAGCCGGCGTTGGCACTGTCGCCGATGACGGCCAGCATCTGCCGCCACGGACCGTGCTCGCAGCGCTTGATCAGGGTCGACAGCAGTTCCCGGCCGATCCCGTGGCCCGCAAAGCCGTCGCGGACATAAACCGAGTCCTCGATCGTGTGACGATAGGCCGGGCGCGGACGGTAGGCGGAGGCATAGCTGTAGCCCACGATGCGGCCGTCCATCTCGGCCACCAGATAGGGCAGGCCGAGCTTCAGCACGGCTTCGCGGCGGCCGATCATCTCGGCGACGCTGGGGGCAGCTTCCTCGAAGCTCGCCAGCCCGTGCAGCACATGGTGCGCATAGATTTCCTGCACGAAGCGCATGTCGCCTTCGCGGGCGTCGCGAACATCGACGGCCGTTCTCATCATCGTTCCTCCTGAAAGCACCTGCTCGCGCGACGGGCCGATGTCGGACAGGAGACGGTCGTCGAGGTTGCGCAGTGCTTCCTGCTGGCGCCTCTGCGACCAAGGCGAGCCGCCGATGTACCGACCGATCTCCATGACGGCGTCTCCGAACCTGCTGCGACGTACCATGGGCGGCACTCTGCGGAAGGTAGAGCCATAAGAGAAATCTTGTTATCCTATGAAAACCATAAGAGAAAATTTGGAATGCGCGGTCTCAATCTCGATCATGTCAGCGCCTTCACCGAAGTCGTGCGGCTGGGTTCGTTCTCCGCCGCGGCTTCCCATCTCAACCTGACCCAGCCGGCGATCAGTCAGCAGATCGGCCAGCTGGAAAAGCGGCTCGGCGTGCACCTGCTCGAGCGCGTGGCGCGGCGCGCGACACCTACGGCAGCCGGCAGCGAACTGCTCGACCACGCGGCGCGTATCAATGGCGCCGTAGCGTCCCTGCTCGATGGGCTGGCGCGGTTCACGAGCGGCGAGGTCGGGCGGGTGCGGCTGGGCACCGGCGCCACGGCCGCCATCTTCCGCCTGCCGCCGATGCTGCGCAGCCTGCGCCGCAAGCTGCCCGAACTGGAGATCACCATTGCCACCGGCAACACCTCGGACGTGGTGAAGGCCGTGCAGGACAATGCGCTCGACATCGGCCTCGTGACCCTGCCGGCCGGCGGCCGCGGCCTGGAAGTGACGCCGGTGCTCGACGACGAGTTCGTGGCGGTGACGGCGCGCGATGGCGTGGCCCTGCCGCAACGGGTGACGCCGGCCGTTATGGCCAGCCGGCCCGTCATCATGTTCGAGCCGGGCGGCCAGACCCGCGTGATCGCCGATCAGTGGTTCTTCAATGGTGGCGTCGAACTCAAGCCCAAGATGGCGCTGGGCAGCGTCGAGGCGATCAAGCGGCTGGTGGAGGCGGGGCTGGGCTGCGCCATCCTGCCGGCGGTCGCGGTGCGCGAGGCGGGCGATCGCGCCAACCTGGTAATGCGGCCGCTCTCACCGCGCCTCTATCGCAAGCTCGCGATCGTGATCCGGCGCGACAAGGTTCTGCATCTGGGTTTGCGCGAGACCATTCGCGCGCTGAAGAGCTTGCCTAAAGCGCCTTGAGCGCTTCCTGCACTTCGTCGACGTGTCCGGCGACCTTGACCTTGCGCCAGATCCTGCGGACCACGCCTTCGCCGTCGATCAGGAAGGTGGCGCGGTCGATGCCCATGTACTTGCGGCCGTACAGGCTCTTCTCGATCCAGGTCTCGTACTTCTCGCAGACCTTGCCGTCCTCGTCGGAGACCAGCGGGAAGTTGAGTTCGTACTTCGCCTTGAACTTGTCATGCCGGGCCACGCTGTCCTTCGAGACGCCGACCACCTGGGCCTTGAGTTTCTTGAAGGCGGCGGCGCCGTCGCGGAAGCCGCAGGCCTCGGTCGTGCAGCCCGGCGTGTCGTCCTTCGGGTAGAAGTAGAGCACCACCGGCTTGCCGCGCAGGTCGGAGAGCTTGAGTTTGCCGCCGCCATCGGTCGCGGCAGTAAAATCCGGTGCCTTCTTGCCTTCTGCGACGCTCATTTCCTGCTCCTCGCTTGCCAGCCTGCCGCCAGGGCCGGAGCCTCGACGATCCGCTCGTATATAGCACGTACTGTCTTCGACTCGGCCTCGATGCGCGCGCGCAGGGCCGTGAGGTCGGGTGCGCCCTCGGTCGCGGCGATCAGGCGTTGCTGGCCCTCCGGCGCCTTGCTCTCGTCGAACGCGGCCTCGTCGCCGTTCAGGGTGAGGCGCAGCAGGCTCTGGACGTCCGACAGCAGCGTTCGCGTGGCGCAAAGGTTCTCGGCGTCGGCCCGTTCGATCAGGCCGGCCTCCGCCATGCGACGCAGCATCTCCGCCGGATGCGGATCGAGGATGTCGGGATGGCCGCAGGCGTAGCGGAGCGCGAGGTATTGGGCGACGAAATCGATGTCGAACAGGCCGCCGGGCAGGTGCTTGAAGTCCCACAGGCTCTTGGGTGGCGCGTGCTGGGCGATGCGGTCGCGCATGTCGGCGACGTCGCGGACCAGGGTCTCGGGGTCGCGCGTGCGGCAGAGCGTGGCCTTCACGATGTCGGTCAGCCGCTCGACCAGCGCCTGCGGCCCGTGGATCACGCGCATGCGGGTCAGCGCCATGTGCTCCCACGTCCAGGACGATTGTGCGTGATAGGTCTCGAACCCTTCGAGCGAATTGGCCAGCGGCCCCGAGCGGCCCGACGGCCGCAGGCGCATGTCGACTTCGTAGAGCGCGCCTTCGTTGGTGTGCGCGGTCAGCGCCGTCACCATCTTCTGGCTGAGCCGTGTGTAGTACTGGATGGGCGAAAGCGGCTTGGCGCCGTCGGAAGCCTCCATGCCGTCGGGAATGTCGTAGACGAAGATCAGGTCGAGGTCGGACGTGGCCGACATTTCGCGGCTGCCGAGCTTGCCCAGGCCCACGACCGCGAGGCGCTGGCCGTCGAAGCCGCCATGGATCTCGGCAAAGCGCTGTTCGACGCGTTCGCACAGGGCGGAGATCGTCGCCGCGGCGATGTCCGAGTAGGCCAGGCCTGCATCCGCGGGCGTCGCGATCCGCTTGAGCTGCTGGACACCCACCTGGAATCGCCGGTCGTTGGCCCAGCGGCGGGCCAGGTCGAGGATGTCCTGCTCGTGCTCGACGCGGGCCAGGATGGCCGCGAGTTCGGCCGTCATGTCATCTGCCGCAGGCAGGCGCCGGTAGAAATCCGGCGAGAGTACCGAATCGAGAAGCAGCGTCCGGCGTGCGAGGTGCGCCGCCAGCCCCGGCGCGCTGCCCATGATGGTGGCCAGCAATTCGAGCAGGGCGGGATTGGCCTTGAACAGAGAGAAGAGCTGAACGCCGGCCGGCAGGTTGCTGAGGAAGAGGTCGAAGTTCAGCAACGCCTGGTCGGGGGCGGCCGTGCCGCCCAGTTCCTTGAGCAGCCCCGGCATCAGTTCGGTGAGCAGCTCTCGGGCGCGAGCGGTCGCGGTCGAGCGAAAGCGGCCGTGGTGCCAGCGTCGCACGATGCCGGCCGCGGCGGACGGATCGCGGAAGCCCAGCGACTTGAGGGTCTCCAGCGTGCCCGGATCGTCGTCGGTGCCGGTAAAGACCAGGTTGCCGCCGGGTCCTGCGAGGCTCGGTGCCTCCTCGAAGAGATTGGCATAGTGGCTTTCCACGAGACGAAGCGTCTGGAGCAGCGCGTCCTGAAAAGCGTCCGGGGTGTCGTAGCCCAGGAAGGTCGCGAGCGCGGCCACGCCGGCCTCGTCGGCCGGGATGGAATGCGTCTGGCGGTCGTCGATCATCTGCAGGCGATGCTCGACACGGCGCAGAAAACCGTAGGCTCCGGTCAGCTCGTCGGCGGCTTTCGCGGTGATGTGACCGGCGGCGGCCAATGCCTGGAGCGTGTTGCAGGTGACGCGGCCCCGCAGCGAGGGATTGCGGCCGCCGAAGATGAGCTGCTGGGTCTGGGCGAAGAACTCGATCTCGCGGATGCCGCCACGACCGAGCTTCACATTGTGGCCGAGGACCTTGATCGTGCCGCCGCCGCGATGGGCGTCGATCTGGCGCTTGATCGAATGGATGTCGTGGATCGCCGCGAAATCGAGATGCTTGCGCCAGATGTAGGGCGTCATGTCCGCAACGAAGGCCGCCCCGACGGCTTCGTTGCCGGCAACGGGGTGCGCCTTGATCATGGCCGCGCGCTCCCAGTTCTGGCCGACGCTTTCGTAGTAGAGTTCCGCGGCCTGAACCGACATCGCCAGTGGGGTCGAGCCCGGATCCGGGCGGAGCCGGAGATCGGTGCGGAAGATGTAGCCGTCGGCTGCCGTCTCCGACATGAGCTGAACCAGCAGGCGGGCCGCCCGCACGAAGTGGCGTGACAATTGCTCGTTTCCGGCCAGGGCCGGGGCGTCGCGGTCGTAGAGGAGGATGAGGTCGATGTCGCTCGAGTAGTTGAGTTCGCCGGCCCCCAGCTTGCCCATGCCCAGCACGGTGAAGGCTGCCGCCTGCGGGTCGCCGCCGAGCGCCAGCTGCCCGTCGCGTTCGAGCTGGAGCAGGATGGAATCGGTGAGGGCGCGCAGGCACCGGGACGCGAAATCGCTCAGTTCGCCCGTGATGCGGTCGAGCGGCCAGGCATCGGCAATGTCGGCGACTGCAATGCAGAGTGCCACGCGCCGCTTGAGGCGCCGGAGCCTGACGGCGATGTCGTCGGGCGCGGCGCCGGCCGTCGAGTCCGCCTGCACCGAGGCAACCTCGGCCGTGAGGTCCGCCATCACGGCGTCGGGTCCGCGACGCCATAGATCGGTCATAAAAACCGGGTTCTGTAGAGCGGTTTCTGCAAGATAGGGGCTGTTGCCGAACAGAGCGTCGAGCAGGGCGATGCCTGACGCGTCTTCGGGTCGCGCGGTGCGTTCTTCCCAGCGCGCCCACGCCACGGCTTGCCGCTCAGGATCGTGCGGACGAGGAGGGCGGTCGGTCGAAAACCAAGACATTCAATGTGCCGGCGGGTAAATTCTCATGATCCGCGGCACGCTTGCCCAAGCGTGCCCTTATCGTCAAGGAACGGAAAGAGTCGAGTGTGGTCAGGCGGACCTACCGGTTAGTTGTACGTGTGACGGCCGGTGTCGTGCTTGCGCTGGCCGCGCTGCTTGTCGTGGCGTCCCTCCGGCTCATGGCCGGACCGGTCGACCTCGGATTCCTGAAACCCCGCATCGCCCGGCTGATCGACGTTCCGGGCAACGATGTCCATCCCGACTTCGACAGGATTTCCTTCGAGTGGAGCGCCCTCAGCCGGCCCATCCGGCTGGCGTTCACCGGCTTGCGTTTCACCAATGACCAGAAGCAGGTGATCGCGACCGTGCCCGAAGCGGCGCTGACCTTCGAGCCGCGTTCCTTCATACAAGGCATGTTGCTGCCGACGTCGATCGTCATCTCGGGACCGGAGATCGAAGCGAACATTGCGCGCGAGGGCGGAATGTTCCAGCGCATCTTCACGTCGCAGGAAGGCGGCGCCCAGGGGGCGGCGGTGTCGATCCTCGTCGACCAGTTGCTCGCCGAGCCGAATTACAAATCGCTGATCGGCCAGCTCGATTCGGTGCTGATCGAGCGGGCGAACGTCGTTCTCCGGGACCTGAAGACAGGTCTCACGTGGACGGCGCCAAATGCCAATGCGCAACTCCGGCGCGACGCCGTCGGCGTCTTCATAACCGCCGATGCCCGCTTCGAGGGACATGGCGACCCGGTCGATCTGTCTCTTGCCGGCACCTACACGCGTGATCGCAGCCGCGTCACGCTGGAGGCCAGGATCGCGGGCTTCAAGCCCTGGATCTTCGCCGATCTTTCCCCGGATCTGGCCATCCTGCGCGGGGTCGATATCGCCTTGGCCGGGCGGCTTCTGATCGACGGGACCGGCGATGGAGAGATCAGGAACGTCGCCGTCGACATCAGCGGCAACAACGGCAGCGTCACCCTGCCGGGCATCCTGCCGGCGACCCATCAGGTCCATGCCATGGCGGCGCAGTTCAGCATCGACAATGTGGAGCACACCTCGAAGATCGATCGGGTCGATTTCGATTTCGGAGCCGCCAAGGTCGTGGTCACGGGGGCGGGGCGGCGCGCGGACGAGCAACGCCATTTCGCCGGCCGCGCCGAGGTCCGGCAGATCCCCGTCGACAGGCTGGGCGACTACTGGCCGCTGGGCTTTGCCGAAGGAGGCCGGCAATGGTCGCTCGCCAACGTGAGCCGCGGCACCGTCGACCTGGCGGCGGAGTTCGCCCTGAGTGCGCCCGTCGGCGATATTGCAGACCTGAAGATCGACCGGATGGCGGCCTTCCTCGACTATGGCGGGCTGAGCGTGCGCTACATGCCGCACATGCCCGAGGTCAGGGACGTTTCCGGCAAGGCCCGGTACGAGGGCGGGGCGATTCATTTCGACGTGAAGCGCGGCAACGCGGTCAACCTGACAGTCACCGACGGCACGATCGACCTGACGGGACTGGACAAGCCATCGCCGCAGATGGCGGCGATCCGGCTGCCGATCACCGGCTCCGCGCAGGACGTCATCCGCTTTCTGGCGCGCCCGAAGCTCGGCCTGCCGCGGGACGTGCTCTACGATCACCGGCGATTGGGCGGCAATGTCGCGGTCGACGTGTCGCTGAGCTTCCCGCTGATCAATGCGCTGACCGTCGCGGAGATCGACATCGCGGCCGATGCACAACTCACCTCCTTTTCGTTGAAGGACGTGCTGGGCGAAGTCGACCTCACCGAGGCGACCGCGCGTGTGAAGTATGGCAATTCCGAACTGAGTGTGATCGGACAGGGCAAGCTCGACGGCAACGCGGTCGATGTGACCTGGCGTGAAATGTTCGCGGCCAAGGCGCCCTTCCGCCGGCGCTACGACGTGCGAGGGACTGTTCCTTCGGCGATCGTCGAGAAGGCAGGATTCCCCACGATCGAGCCTTTCGTCGTCGGCCCGATCGGCACCATGCTCCTTTACCAGGTGGCGCCCAACGGCACCGGCGAAGTCTCGGGACGGTTCGATATGAAGGCGGCGAAGCTCGCCGTGACGCCGCTGGCCTGGAGCAAGGAGGCCGGCGTCGACGCACTGGCGACCATGACGCTGAAACTCGCCGCGGGCGGCAAGATCACCACCGCCGATTTCGACGCACGGGGCGCGACCCTGCAGACCAAGGGACAGCTTCGTTTCGGCGCGGACAGCAGCGTCCAGCAGATTGCCCTGCAGCAGGTCAAGATCGGACTGACGGACATTGCGGTCGACTGGCGTCGCCATCCGGGCGGGATCGACATCGCGGTCCGGGGACCGTCGATCGAGATGCAGCGCGTTCGCGACATGATGAATGCCCGCAACGAGGCGGCGGCCCGCGAGCCCAAGGGGGCGGCCTCGGTTTCGCGGACGAGCACCAAGGCGAACGTTCAGATCCAGAATGTCGTCATGAAGCGCGGCTCACTGGGCTATCTCAATGGTCGCCTGGAGTTCGTCGGCGACCGGGTGGCATCGGCCGATCTCACCATGGGTGGGGGCAGGGGGGCGACCCTGCGTATCGCACCGACGGCGCAGGGGCGGTCGCTTTCGTTCTACGTCGCCGATTTCGGCCAGCTGCTGAGCGAGGCCGGCTGGATGGACGGGCTGGTCGGCGGCTATCTCAGCATCGACGGGAAGTTCAACGACACCTGGGCCGATCCGCCGCTCGATGCGACGCTCAAGATGGGGCCCTACCGGCTTCAGCGCGTGATGACCCGGCGCGACGTCGGCACGCTCAACTCCGCGATCGATGGACTGAACAGCGCGGGTAATGCCCTGCAGCAGTTCGACAGCCTGAGCGCGAACCTGGTCAAGGCAGGCGACAAGATCCAGGTCCGCAACGGGCGCACCAGCGGCCAGTCGATCGGCCTCACGACCCAGGGCGTCATCGACATAGGACAGGACACCGCGCTCCTGAACGGCATCGTTGTGCCGGCCTTCGCGCTGAACAACCTCCTGTCGAACGTGCCTCTCCTGGGACCGCTGCTGACGGGCGGAAAGGATGGCGGCCTGTTCGCCGTCTCCTACCAGCTCCACGGCCCGTTCGACGATCTGAAGACCGACGTGAACATGATGTCAGCCGCGACGCCCGGCGCATTGCGCGATCTCTTCAACTCGCAGCCGAATACGGGTGCCGCCCCCACGGTGCCACCGTCCGGGGCACAGGAGATGAAGCGGGTGCCCTGAGGGGCAGGGGGATCGCATATGAGGTAAGGATCCCTCACTCTCGTCAGAGCGCCAAGTATTTCGGCGTTTCTAGGGGCTGTCTTCAACTCGGTGGATCCTCCTGACGGTCAATTGAAGAACAATGCGTCATGGATTGGTACGCGGAGCGATTGCGTAGTTCCATTTACCGTTGAGTTCGTGGCGGCTGATGTTGAGGGCGTCGAAGTCGGCTTCGGCGACCTTGGTG contains these protein-coding regions:
- a CDS encoding YbaK/EbsC family protein, which translates into the protein MTVEAVRTFLARNAPDLEVLELDASTATVEMAARGHGVVPAQIAKTLSLRIKDRALLIVTSGDARLNNRKIKGVLGGKPRMLGADEVVMLTGHPVGGVCPFGLATPLPVYCDISLKEFDEVVPAAGSTNSAVRIAPERMASLVGAEWIDVCERPGTPAEAAQP
- a CDS encoding aldo/keto reductase, with product MKTKLLGRTGIHVSQLCFGTMSFGGDADEATSASMYKAVRDAGINFFDTANEYNKGKSEEILGRLAKDHRNELVITTKCFNKTGPDVNAGGANRRHVVQAVEASLRRLQTDRIDVLFLHRFDAVTPIDEMMRGLEDLVRSGKVIYPAVSNWSAWQTQRAVDIQERNNWARLQVIQPMYNLVKRQAEVELLPMAAANGIGVIPYSPAAAGLLSGKYFGQATGRLKTNKMYEARYGEEWAFETAEKYVALCKAKGLHPVSAAIAWVGAHPAITAPIIGARNLDQLKASLDSVNVAMTPELHAEMAALSRTPPPATDRLEEQKAAKA
- a CDS encoding bifunctional [glutamine synthetase] adenylyltransferase/[glutamine synthetase]-adenylyl-L-tyrosine phosphorylase yields the protein MSWFSTDRPPRPHDPERQAVAWARWEERTARPEDASGIALLDALFGNSPYLAETALQNPVFMTDLWRRGPDAVMADLTAEVASVQADSTAGAAPDDIAVRLRRLKRRVALCIAVADIADAWPLDRITGELSDFASRCLRALTDSILLQLERDGQLALGGDPQAAAFTVLGMGKLGAGELNYSSDIDLILLYDRDAPALAGNEQLSRHFVRAARLLVQLMSETAADGYIFRTDLRLRPDPGSTPLAMSVQAAELYYESVGQNWERAAMIKAHPVAGNEAVGAAFVADMTPYIWRKHLDFAAIHDIHSIKRQIDAHRGGGTIKVLGHNVKLGRGGIREIEFFAQTQQLIFGGRNPSLRGRVTCNTLQALAAAGHITAKAADELTGAYGFLRRVEHRLQMIDDRQTHSIPADEAGVAALATFLGYDTPDAFQDALLQTLRLVESHYANLFEEAPSLAGPGGNLVFTGTDDDPGTLETLKSLGFRDPSAAAGIVRRWHHGRFRSTATARARELLTELMPGLLKELGGTAAPDQALLNFDLFLSNLPAGVQLFSLFKANPALLELLATIMGSAPGLAAHLARRTLLLDSVLSPDFYRRLPAADDMTAELAAILARVEHEQDILDLARRWANDRRFQVGVQQLKRIATPADAGLAYSDIAAATISALCERVEQRFAEIHGGFDGQRLAVVGLGKLGSREMSATSDLDLIFVYDIPDGMEASDGAKPLSPIQYYTRLSQKMVTALTAHTNEGALYEVDMRLRPSGRSGPLANSLEGFETYHAQSSWTWEHMALTRMRVIHGPQALVERLTDIVKATLCRTRDPETLVRDVADMRDRIAQHAPPKSLWDFKHLPGGLFDIDFVAQYLALRYACGHPDILDPHPAEMLRRMAEAGLIERADAENLCATRTLLSDVQSLLRLTLNGDEAAFDESKAPEGQQRLIAATEGAPDLTALRARIEAESKTVRAIYERIVEAPALAAGWQARSRK
- a CDS encoding GNAT family N-acetyltransferase, whose protein sequence is MEIGRYIGGSPWSQRRQQEALRNLDDRLLSDIGPSREQVLSGGTMMRTAVDVRDAREGDMRFVQEIYAHHVLHGLASFEEAAPSVAEMIGRREAVLKLGLPYLVAEMDGRIVGYSYASAYRPRPAYRHTIEDSVYVRDGFAGHGIGRELLSTLIKRCEHGPWRQMLAVIGDSANAGSIGLHGSQGFRQIGRLDAVGFKFGRWVDSVLMQRPLGKGDLALP
- a CDS encoding substrate-binding domain-containing protein, which gives rise to MKVFSAIAVQSVVEELVPAFERAHGCELDLTWATAPLLQKRLQAGEMADALILNRAVTDALLVSGGIVSGSDTEIASSATAIAVKAGAPKPDISTPEALKRSLLAARAISYTDPAAGGASGIHFAKLLERMGIVAEVNAKTMFPPPSGYSGMFLSTGEADLAVQQVPELLSVPGIEIVGTLPGDLHMVTTFVASIPADSTQPVLAKAFIESLRTADARALFRAKGLEPG
- the bcp gene encoding thioredoxin-dependent thiol peroxidase; protein product: MSVAEGKKAPDFTAATDGGGKLKLSDLRGKPVVLYFYPKDDTPGCTTEACGFRDGAAAFKKLKAQVVGVSKDSVARHDKFKAKYELNFPLVSDEDGKVCEKYETWIEKSLYGRKYMGIDRATFLIDGEGVVRRIWRKVKVAGHVDEVQEALKAL
- a CDS encoding LysR family transcriptional regulator, translating into MRGLNLDHVSAFTEVVRLGSFSAAASHLNLTQPAISQQIGQLEKRLGVHLLERVARRATPTAAGSELLDHAARINGAVASLLDGLARFTSGEVGRVRLGTGATAAIFRLPPMLRSLRRKLPELEITIATGNTSDVVKAVQDNALDIGLVTLPAGGRGLEVTPVLDDEFVAVTARDGVALPQRVTPAVMASRPVIMFEPGGQTRVIADQWFFNGGVELKPKMALGSVEAIKRLVEAGLGCAILPAVAVREAGDRANLVMRPLSPRLYRKLAIVIRRDKVLHLGLRETIRALKSLPKAP
- a CDS encoding TetR family transcriptional regulator, yielding MARQTIGKKKTQRAATPRRRATRPNLPERILDVAEELFGRVGYGGTTTRAIASRARVNVGQLHYYFESKRAIFEAVVARHGTEVTERRRQLLLEAQARYPRGIVPLDVLVDALVRPLLMAEPRAGSQRRTSMQMHARLFTDPDDTASIVRADIYDETNALYVEAIQRALPKIPAKTLYWRYYFMMGAYVWTLLQPGRLESISQGRCDPADMETAIREIVPFVCAGLAAPVER
- a CDS encoding amidohydrolase family protein, encoding MPTIDAQVHCYERNHPGRPWTAVLAGPPEVTAEDMIKAMDAVGVDGALLVSVYTMYRWDESYAVGVQKAHPGRFGVIKPVNANDPKVEGTIADWAAMDGTVAIRIMFTPEISTDAADPGINRVLAAAAKHDLPVNLMARGRLPQVGELARRNPNTTLVIDHLGLEQPMAPPAPKDPWHELPLLLELAKNPNVVVKITGACTLSHEKFPYKDIWDPLGRIFDAFTLDRCMWGTDWTRAVALLTYKEGVDSFRVTDRLSDSDRATLMGGSLQKIYGWSPAKK